From one Catenuloplanes nepalensis genomic stretch:
- a CDS encoding Jag family protein translates to MTDTSTPHADQDLETEEVTAEVEGEDSEETKESEGPSDSDLFRQSEIAADYIEGLLDILDYDGDIDELVSAGRPMVEVVGGRLQPLVGQRGATLEALQELTRLAIFRATGTPSRLLLDVGGYRNARRKELASVARNAIEKVREHGEPVRLEPMSAFERKCVHDVINAASGVESESEGVEPSRRIVVRPVD, encoded by the coding sequence ACTCCCCACGCTGACCAGGACCTCGAGACCGAGGAGGTCACCGCCGAGGTCGAGGGCGAGGACAGCGAGGAGACCAAGGAATCGGAAGGCCCGTCCGACAGCGACCTGTTCCGTCAGAGCGAGATCGCGGCCGACTACATCGAGGGTCTGCTGGACATCCTCGACTACGACGGCGACATCGACGAGCTGGTCTCCGCCGGTCGCCCGATGGTCGAGGTCGTCGGCGGGCGGCTGCAGCCGCTCGTCGGCCAGCGCGGCGCGACCCTGGAGGCGCTGCAGGAACTGACCCGGCTGGCGATCTTCCGGGCCACCGGCACGCCCAGCCGGCTGCTGCTCGACGTCGGCGGCTACCGCAACGCCCGGCGCAAGGAACTCGCCTCGGTCGCGCGCAACGCGATCGAGAAGGTGCGCGAGCACGGTGAGCCGGTCCGGCTGGAGCCGATGTCCGCGTTCGAGCGCAAGTGCGTGCACGACGTGATCAACGCGGCGTCCGGCGTGGAGAGCGAGTCGGAGGGCGTGGAGCCCAGCCGCCGCATCGTCGTTCGGCCGGTCGACTGA